One Helianthus annuus cultivar XRQ/B chromosome 12, HanXRQr2.0-SUNRISE, whole genome shotgun sequence genomic region harbors:
- the LOC110895811 gene encoding pre-mRNA-processing protein 40C-like isoform X1: protein MNLRASGIIVTWIKVRSGTQNKKQPDKVFAQSTPLSWEKCAGTDWSLVTTNDGKRYYYNAKTKLSNWQIPADVAKLRKTQENDALKEQSISMHNVTTLTEKGSGPLSLNAPAITTCGCDAISPVSPSTLDLIKKKLQDSAAPATIGSDLNGRKWKNACFMPIDAGAELNNVFYHFVKGFVSVLHRLLLTCQVLKKLEMDKE from the exons ATGAATCTAAGAGCTTCTGGGATCATAGTCACCTGGATCAAGGTACGCTCCGGTACACAGAACAAAAAACAG CCTGATAAAGTTTTTGCACAATCAACTCCTCTTTCATG GGAGAAGTGTGCTGGCACCGATTGGTCATTGGTCACCACAAATGACGGGAAAAGATATTACTACAATGCTAAAACCAAG cTGAGCAACTGGCAAATACCAGCAGATGTGGCCAAGTTAAGAAAGACGCAGGAAAATGATGCTTTAAAAGAACAATCAATATCAATGCATAACGTAACTACTTTAACTGAAAAAGGATCTGGCCCATTAAGCTTGAACGCCCCTGCTATTACCACATGTGGCTGTGATGCCATATCTCCTGTCTCACCATCTACACTTGATTTGATAAAAAAGAAACTGCAAGATTCTGCAGCTCCTGCTACCATTGGATCTGACCTGAACGGTAGAAAATGGAAAAATGCATGTTTTATGCCGATAGATGCTGGTGCGGAACTGAATAATGTCTTCTACCACTTTGTAAAG GGTTTTGTATCTGTACTACATCGGCTTTTATTGACTTGCCAAGTTTTGAAAAAACTTGAGATGGATAAGGAGTAG
- the LOC110895811 gene encoding pre-mRNA-processing protein 40C-like isoform X2, with protein MNLRASGIIVTWIKPDKVFAQSTPLSWEKCAGTDWSLVTTNDGKRYYYNAKTKLSNWQIPADVAKLRKTQENDALKEQSISMHNVTTLTEKGSGPLSLNAPAITTCGCDAISPVSPSTLDLIKKKLQDSAAPATIGSDLNGRKWKNACFMPIDAGAELNNVFYHFVKGFVSVLHRLLLTCQVLKKLEMDKE; from the exons ATGAATCTAAGAGCTTCTGGGATCATAGTCACCTGGATCAAG CCTGATAAAGTTTTTGCACAATCAACTCCTCTTTCATG GGAGAAGTGTGCTGGCACCGATTGGTCATTGGTCACCACAAATGACGGGAAAAGATATTACTACAATGCTAAAACCAAG cTGAGCAACTGGCAAATACCAGCAGATGTGGCCAAGTTAAGAAAGACGCAGGAAAATGATGCTTTAAAAGAACAATCAATATCAATGCATAACGTAACTACTTTAACTGAAAAAGGATCTGGCCCATTAAGCTTGAACGCCCCTGCTATTACCACATGTGGCTGTGATGCCATATCTCCTGTCTCACCATCTACACTTGATTTGATAAAAAAGAAACTGCAAGATTCTGCAGCTCCTGCTACCATTGGATCTGACCTGAACGGTAGAAAATGGAAAAATGCATGTTTTATGCCGATAGATGCTGGTGCGGAACTGAATAATGTCTTCTACCACTTTGTAAAG GGTTTTGTATCTGTACTACATCGGCTTTTATTGACTTGCCAAGTTTTGAAAAAACTTGAGATGGATAAGGAGTAG